The DNA region GTTCTTGATGGTGCTTACTCCGATGCGTGCACAAACTTCCCGAAGTATATCCGGGCAGGTTGTTGACGAATTGGGTGAAGCAATTATTGGTGCTAATGTGACTGTAGTTGGAAATAAGTCATTAGGTACTATAACTGATATTGATGGAAATTTTACTCTAACGGTTCCTCAAGGAACAACATTGGAAGTTTCTTATATTGGTTATGTGAATAAAAAAGTGGCAGTGGATAACAAAACCAGCTATAAAATTACTTTAAAGGAAGACTCTGAACAATTGGATGAAGTAGTGGTAGTAGGATATGGTACTCAGAAGAAAGTGAATTTGACGGGTGCTGTGTCTGCTATTACTAATGAAGAGTTAGTTGCTACCAAAAGTCAAAATGCTCAGAATATGTTGACTGGTAAGGTTCCTGGCGTTCGTGTAATTCAAAAAACATCTGAACCGGGTGAATTTACTAATCAGTTTGATATCCGTGGTTTTGGTTCTCCACTAATCGTAGTTGATGGTGTTCCTTGTGGCAATTTACAACGTATGGACCCGAATGAAATTGAATCAATTTCTGTTTTGAAAGATGCTTCGGCTGCTATATATGGTGTACGTGCGGCTAATGGCGTTGTCTTGATTACTACAAAGAAAGGTGAAAAGAATAAGCCAAAGATTGAATACAATATGTATTATGGTATTCAAACTCCGGCAGAAATGTTGGAGCCTGTAGGTGCTGTAGACCGTATGAGACTATTTAATGAAAAGTCAATGCGTAATCTGACAAATCCGCAGCTTACTTATTCAGATGAGCAGATTGAAGAGTATCTGAATGGAACATTGAAATCTACTGATTGGTATGATGCGGTAATTCGTAATTCAGCTCCCCAGCAGCAACACAATGTTTCATTGAGTGGTGGAAGTGAAAAAACTGATTATTATGTAAACTTCGGTTATACAGATCAGGAAGGTTTCTTCAGGTCAAAAGCAATGGATTATAACCGTTATAATCTTCGTGCAAATTTGAATGCAGAAGTAGCTAAGAATTTAAAGGCTTCAATTAAAATAAATGGTATAATTGATAGTAAACAACGTCAGTACTTATCAACTTGGGAGGTTTATAAAGCTTTGTGGCGTGCAAGTCCTAATGAGAAATTGTATGCCAATGATAATCCGGAATATTTCCAAAAGATGTCATCCGACCAGTTGAATCTTCTGGCAGCAACAGATCCTGATGTTTCCGGTTATAATAAGGCAACAAATAAAATCTTCCAGTCTACGATGGAACTTGAATATGCTGTGCCATTTGTAAAAGGTCTGAAGGTGAAAGGCATGTTCAGCTATGATACTTCTATAGCTGATAATACCATATATAAGAAAGAGTATAATGAGTATACTTATAGTGAAGCAACTAATACATATACTGCTTATGCTATGCAGTCACCGACTAATCTGGAACGCTATTATGGCAATTCATGGACTACTTTGTGGCAAGCTTCTGTAAGCTATGAGAATACTTTTGCATCAAATCATAATGTATCTGGATTGTTGTTGTTTGAAGAAGCACACAGTGTAGGTGATAACATTCGTGCAGCTCGTGATTTCTCTATTCCTTTGCCTTATTTATTTGCAGGTAATTCAGCTAATCAAGTTGGTACAGCTAATGCCAATGGATTGACTGAAAGCGCTTCTCAGGCGTTGGTTGGTAGATTTAATTATGACTATAAAGGGCGTTATCTGTTAGAATTTGCCTTTCGTTATGACGGTTCCTCCAAATTCCCGTCACATAGCCGTTGGGGCTTTTTCCCCAGTGCTTCTGTGGGGTGGCGTATGAGTGAAGAAACTTTCATAAAAGATAAATTGCCGTTTGTTAACAACCTGAAACTTCGCGGTTCATATGGTAAGATGGGTGATGACTCTGTTGCTGATTATCAATTTATTTCCGGATATGACTATCCGAATACCAGTGGTGATAAATTTAATAAAACTCCGAAAGGATATTTTTTCAATGGTTCATTCATGAATTCATTAGGTTTCCGTGCGGTAGCCAATCCTAATATTACATGGTACACTGTTAAGACTCTGAATGTGGGTGTTGATGCTGATTTGTGGAATGGCCTATTAGGGGTTTCTTTTGATTTATTTCAGCGTGACCGTGATAACCTGATGGCTAATCGTATTGCTACTATTCCAGGAACATTCGGTGCTGCAATGCCTAAAGAGAATTTGGAGAGTGACCGTACCAAAGGTTTTGAAGTTGAACTAAGACATCGCAATCGTGTGGGGCAGGTTAATTATAGTGTTTCTGGAAACATTGCTATTACTCGTTCCATGTGGCGTTACAAAGAACGCACCCCATCAGGTAACTCATATGATAACTGGAGAAATAACTTAACTAACCGTTATAATGACATTTGGTTTGGTTATGGTGCAGACGGTCGTTATACCTCATGGGAACAAATAGCTAACTCTCATGTATTTGCTGGTAATGCAACTCTTCCTGGTGATTATATTTATGAAGACTGGAATGGTGATGGTACAATTGATGATATGGATAGATATCCTATTGCTACAACTACTAATTCTACTGCAGCTAATTTCCAGGATAAGAAAAATTATCCGTTGATGAACTTTGGCTTAACTCTTTCTGCCCAATGGAAAGGTTTTGATGTTAATATGACTTTCCAAGGTGCTGCAATGTCCTATGTATCTTATGGTGAACAGTTGTCAGCCCCCTTGCAATTTAATGGTAATGCTTTGGGGATGTTCTTGGACAGATGGCGTCCAGTTGATACAAAGCAAGATCCCTACGATCCTTCTTGCCAATGGATTTCAGGATATTATTCATATGGTGGTACAACTCCGGATGTTAATTCTGAATTCTCTATTCAGAAAGGTACTTATTTGCGCCTGAAGACAGCCGAAATCGGTTACACTTTACCGAAGAATTGTTTGTCATTCATAGGTATAAAGAATTTGAGAATTTATATGAATGGATATAATTTGTTCACTATTACAGGTGTGAAAGGTGTCGATCCGGAAAGACCGGCTGAACTCTATGGATATATGTATCCGTTGAATAGAACATATAACTTTGGTGCAAGTGTTACATTTTAAGTAAAAGGAGATTATCGTATGAAAAAGCTAAGAAATATATTGATGTGTGTTGCTATAGGAGGTATGTTTGTAGGATGCCAGGATTTGGATATTCCTCCTAAGAATATTCTGTCGGGAGAAGATATATATAATGAAGGTGGTATTACAGCCTATATGGCAGGTTTGTATAGTCAGTTGCCGATGGAAGATTTTAATACGTCAAATGATGGTGATTACAATGGTTTTTATAACTGGAATTGCATCATTTGGGATATGCTCAGCACGGGTGAAACTGTAAATCGTAACAATACAGGTATTTATATTCCCCAAAAGGGATATTGGAGTATGGGCTACAAAACGATTCGCCAGGCTAATGATCTGATTGCTAATTTGCCTGCATATGTGGGAAAGTTGAAAGGTGCTGAATCATGGATTGCTGAAGCAAAGTTTATTCGGGCTTATGTTTATTTTGCGATGGTAAAACGCTATGGCGGTGTACCTATTTTGGAAACACCACAGGAAATGACTGATGATGAAAAGGCATTGTGGGTAGCGCGTAGCAGTCATGAAGAGTGTATAGACTTTATTCTTTCGGATTTAGATTATGCCATTGAGAATTTAGGTAAAACCAAAGTGGCAGGCCGTGCAAATAATACTTATGTAGCAGCAGCTTTCAAGTCGCGTGTTGCTTTGTATGCTGGCTCTGTTGCCCGTTATGGACAGGCATTTAATTATTCCGGAAGTGAAAGTGGCAAAATGCTTACTGGTATTCCTGAAGGAAGAGCAAACGATTACTTTATGCAAGCTTATAAAGCATCCAAAATTGTAGAAGAAGGTGGTTATAAGTTATATGAAGGAAACTCTGATAAAGAAGCCAACTTCCGTGAGGTATTTGCGAATGCTGATAAAAGTGATGAATCTATTCTTATCCGGCAGTATAGTAAAAATGACTTTGTTCATAGTTTTGATGCTGTATATTGTCCGCCTCGTATGACCGCAACGTATGGTGACCGTTATAATGTAACATTGGATTGGGTAGAACTGTTTGATGGTCTGCCTATTGATCCTGCAACAGGGTACTTGAAAACAACGGATGACGATGGTAATTATATTGTTTACAATGATGTTAAAGACTTATTAGACAATGCAGAACCTCGTTTAAGAGGCTCTATCTTATTACCTGGACATACTTATAAAGGAGTTGAATTGGATATTCGTTTTGGTATAATAAAGGAGGAGATTGATCCGTCTACACCTATTGCCAAATTTATAAAGGATGATGGACAGACTACCGCCAATTATACAAGTAATGCTTGGTTCAAGAATAACGTTTTGACAACAACCGAGAATATAAAAGAACAAAAGCCTTATGAGACTTCTACAGGTGCGAAACTTAATAAAAGTGGAATGGATGGTCCGGCTAATGGTGGAACGAGTAATACATTGACAGGCTTTCATGGAGCTAAATGGTTGAATTTGAACTGGACTATTGCCGAAACACAGTTGCATAGTTCCACACAATCTTGGATTGATATTCGTTATGCCGAAATATTATTGAATCGTGCCGAAGCTGCATTGGAACTTTACCAGAATGGTGTTACTAGTATTGATGAAAAAAATCTGCAACAGGATGCTTACGAATGTATCAATAAGATACGCTCAAGAGCTGGTGCTGAGTTGCTGACCAGCCCTGCAGAATTATCCAATGTATCACGTGATGGTATTGAACGTGGACAAGGTATCCGTTCGTTTGTATTTGCTCCGAATGAAGGTATGCATATCATTCGTGTAGAACGTTATAAAGAATTGGCTTTCGAGCATAAAATTTATTGGGATCTGCGTCGTTGGTTTACTTTCGATTCACAGATTTATCAATATCGCCGCAGAATGCTGTCTCCATTCTTGTTTGCCAAAGGAGCAACAGTAAATGAAGCTGGCAATCCGGTGGGTAAGTATATTTTTGACACCCGTGTTTGTGAAAGAGCTAATAACTCATTGACATTTGCTACTAAAAATTACTATGATAAGATTCCTGATGGTGAACGTAAGGTAAATCCGTTACTTGAGCAAAATAATCAGTATTAATTAGAAAAAGGAAAATAGTATGAAAAAGATATTTAATTTGCTGTTAGTTACTGCATTAGTTTTAGGTTTTTCATCGTGTGAAAAGGATAATTATGATGCACCGGAAGCTGGTGTTTTCGGGCAGGTCTTAGACCATAATGGTAAACCTCTGCAAACAGCTATGGGACAGGGAAGTATGAAGATACAGATTACGGAATTGAGTTATGCGGGTGGTGATGAATCGATTGTTGTGACGAATCAGAACCTCAATATGAGGCAGGACGGTTCATATTCCAATTCTAAACTGTTTGCAGGTACCTACCGTATGATTCCGTTGGAAGGCGCATTTTATCCTTATGATGCAGAAGGAGAAACGGTGGAACTGAAGAACGGGAAAATGGCAGAACGTAACTTTACTGTTACTCCTTATCTGGAAGTAGAATGGGTTACAGAACCTTACTTGACTTCTGATAATTTTTTGAAATGTGCAGTGAAATTTAAGAGAATAGCAAAAGAAGGAATTGCTATGCCTGATGTAAACAACATACAATTGTATATTTCGCATACGCAGTATTGTGGAACAGAATCTGACGGAAATTATACTCCCGGTTCTGTGAAAATAATTAATGATCAGGAGGGCACAACTATCGAGTTAACTTCTAAAGCTGCTATTAAATATTCCAATACCTATTGGGTAAGAGTAGGTGCGTGCTGTAACGACACTTACAAGAAGTATAACTTTACTGATATCAAGAAAATCGATCTGAAATTGAATTGATTAAATAAGTAGGTAGGTAAGTAAGGAGGGTATTTGTTTCCGTAATAAGTGCTCTCCTTCTTTTTTGAACAAAATTTTAATACTGCTTTTGGTCAGAAGCTCTTTTGTGATATACCCAGTTCGTACTTTCTTCGCTTCTATACGCAACTAAAAATAGCGAAGCAGGTACGAAGCAAGTACGAGGAGGGTATATACATGATACGAAGCGGCTCATTTTGTTCTATTTGTCGGTTACAAATCTGATAAAGGGATATGCGTCTTATATCGAAGCTGATTATCATGGCAACATAACATAATTTAAAAGTTTATTGGATGGTTTGTAATGGTACCAACTACGATTAATTGCTTTTTAATGTCTAATTAATTATTTATTTCACTTTCTGTTAATGAGTCGAAGCTACATTTGCAGAAAATAATACTATATTGTAATATCATGAAGAATTTCTATACAGCCTTTTGGATTGTCGCATGCCTTTTGATTTCATTATCCGGATATGCGCAATCTGAATGGAAAAATAATTTTTCCGATCAGGGAGAAATACTGAAAACAATGGGACGGGGTGAATGTAGCATTGCAGACGGGGTGTTCCGTTCAAAAGGTTCTTATGCTTGTTTCGGTAATCCTGAGTGGAAGAACTATACTATGTCCTTTAAAGCTCGTGCTCCCCAAGAAGCGGAACAAGTTCAAATCTGGGCAGGATTTCGTGCCAATAATCGTTTTGATCGTTATGTAGTTGGTATAAAAGGCGGATTGCAAGATGATTTATACCTGATGCGCATGGGATATATGGGTACGGATGAATTTATGGGCGTTCGTCCGTTAGGATTTCATCCGGTACCGGGTCAATGGTATCAGTTAAAGGTAGAAGTCTGTGGTAGCCGTATTCGCGTTTTCTTGAATGATGAGAAGGAACCACGGATGGATATCACAGATAAAAACAGCAACTTGGCACCTTCCGGTCCTGTGACTTTGGGAGGCGGTTGGATTGAAACAGAGTTTGACGACCTCGTTGTTACTCCGTTGGAAGAAGATGCATTGAAAAATGTGAAAGTTGCAGAATATTGCAAGGTGGCAACACCGCAAGAGAAAGAAAGCAAGCGCCAGCTTGAAAGAGCAAATTATGCGCCTGTGAAAGTGAATAGACTGGAGGAAGGACGCACGGATATTTCACTGGATGGTAATTGGCTCTTTATGCCCGGATATCAGTTGGACGATAAGGAGAAAGCGGTATCCACGGCTACGGACGATAAGAATTGGCATGTAATGTCTGTGCCTAATTTCTGGAACCCGATTCGTATTTGGCTACATGGGGAAACCATGCCTTCACCTACGGGACCTCAGCCCAAAGGTGTTTCAGATACCTATTACCAGCAGGAAACCGATCGTTGCGAGGGTTATACATTTGATTATAGAAAAACGAATGCTGCCTGGTATCGTCAGTGGATAGAGCTACCGGCTGATGTTGAAGGCAAAAATATGGCTCTGACTTTTGATGCTGTTTCAAAAGTAGCGGAGATTTATATTAATGGAGAGCTGGCAGGTTCACATATCGGCATGTATGGTGAAATACAGGTTGATGGAAGTAAGTTACTGAAGCCCGGCAAAAATTTGGTAGTAGTGAAAGTGACCCGTAAGGCGGATGGAAGTGCTTCTGAAAACGGTAGCGCTGCTATTGATTTCTTCTATTCTTCTGTTCGCGAAAGTGAAAAAGAAGGCGGAAAGGTTGCTGTAAAGAACAACATCCTGAAAGATATAGCACATGGATTTTATGGTGATGAGCCTGCAGGTATCTGGCAGCCGGTAAAACTTACTATCACCAACCCGGTGAAGGTGGAAGATGTCTTTATTAAACCTACTCTGGAAGGAGCAACCTTTGACCTGACGGTAAAGAATCATAGTGGTAAGAAGAATCAGTTTGATCTCTATACTGACATTGTGGACAAAGAGACCGGTTCTGTGCTTTACAGCAGTCTTTCTTTGCAAAAACTGGTGCTGAATGCTGATGAAGAAAAGATGTTTACTTACAGTGTGAATGGACTAAAACCTCGTCTCTGGACACCTCATCATCCTAATCTATACGATTTCCGCTTTAGACTGGTTACTGCCAAAGGTGTTGAATTAGACTGTCTGTCAGAGACTTCCGGATTCCGTACTTTTGAAGTGAAGGAAGGCTTGTTCTTCCTGAACGGTAATCGATAT from Bacteroides sp. MSB163 includes:
- a CDS encoding RagB/SusD family nutrient uptake outer membrane protein, encoding MKKLRNILMCVAIGGMFVGCQDLDIPPKNILSGEDIYNEGGITAYMAGLYSQLPMEDFNTSNDGDYNGFYNWNCIIWDMLSTGETVNRNNTGIYIPQKGYWSMGYKTIRQANDLIANLPAYVGKLKGAESWIAEAKFIRAYVYFAMVKRYGGVPILETPQEMTDDEKALWVARSSHEECIDFILSDLDYAIENLGKTKVAGRANNTYVAAAFKSRVALYAGSVARYGQAFNYSGSESGKMLTGIPEGRANDYFMQAYKASKIVEEGGYKLYEGNSDKEANFREVFANADKSDESILIRQYSKNDFVHSFDAVYCPPRMTATYGDRYNVTLDWVELFDGLPIDPATGYLKTTDDDGNYIVYNDVKDLLDNAEPRLRGSILLPGHTYKGVELDIRFGIIKEEIDPSTPIAKFIKDDGQTTANYTSNAWFKNNVLTTTENIKEQKPYETSTGAKLNKSGMDGPANGGTSNTLTGFHGAKWLNLNWTIAETQLHSSTQSWIDIRYAEILLNRAEAALELYQNGVTSIDEKNLQQDAYECINKIRSRAGAELLTSPAELSNVSRDGIERGQGIRSFVFAPNEGMHIIRVERYKELAFEHKIYWDLRRWFTFDSQIYQYRRRMLSPFLFAKGATVNEAGNPVGKYIFDTRVCERANNSLTFATKNYYDKIPDGERKVNPLLEQNNQY
- a CDS encoding DUF3823 domain-containing protein; protein product: MKKIFNLLLVTALVLGFSSCEKDNYDAPEAGVFGQVLDHNGKPLQTAMGQGSMKIQITELSYAGGDESIVVTNQNLNMRQDGSYSNSKLFAGTYRMIPLEGAFYPYDAEGETVELKNGKMAERNFTVTPYLEVEWVTEPYLTSDNFLKCAVKFKRIAKEGIAMPDVNNIQLYISHTQYCGTESDGNYTPGSVKIINDQEGTTIELTSKAAIKYSNTYWVRVGACCNDTYKKYNFTDIKKIDLKLN
- a CDS encoding TonB-dependent receptor, which encodes MKHMKNKSNFVKVSKYTYWCVLMMFLMVLTPMRAQTSRSISGQVVDELGEAIIGANVTVVGNKSLGTITDIDGNFTLTVPQGTTLEVSYIGYVNKKVAVDNKTSYKITLKEDSEQLDEVVVVGYGTQKKVNLTGAVSAITNEELVATKSQNAQNMLTGKVPGVRVIQKTSEPGEFTNQFDIRGFGSPLIVVDGVPCGNLQRMDPNEIESISVLKDASAAIYGVRAANGVVLITTKKGEKNKPKIEYNMYYGIQTPAEMLEPVGAVDRMRLFNEKSMRNLTNPQLTYSDEQIEEYLNGTLKSTDWYDAVIRNSAPQQQHNVSLSGGSEKTDYYVNFGYTDQEGFFRSKAMDYNRYNLRANLNAEVAKNLKASIKINGIIDSKQRQYLSTWEVYKALWRASPNEKLYANDNPEYFQKMSSDQLNLLAATDPDVSGYNKATNKIFQSTMELEYAVPFVKGLKVKGMFSYDTSIADNTIYKKEYNEYTYSEATNTYTAYAMQSPTNLERYYGNSWTTLWQASVSYENTFASNHNVSGLLLFEEAHSVGDNIRAARDFSIPLPYLFAGNSANQVGTANANGLTESASQALVGRFNYDYKGRYLLEFAFRYDGSSKFPSHSRWGFFPSASVGWRMSEETFIKDKLPFVNNLKLRGSYGKMGDDSVADYQFISGYDYPNTSGDKFNKTPKGYFFNGSFMNSLGFRAVANPNITWYTVKTLNVGVDADLWNGLLGVSFDLFQRDRDNLMANRIATIPGTFGAAMPKENLESDRTKGFEVELRHRNRVGQVNYSVSGNIAITRSMWRYKERTPSGNSYDNWRNNLTNRYNDIWFGYGADGRYTSWEQIANSHVFAGNATLPGDYIYEDWNGDGTIDDMDRYPIATTTNSTAANFQDKKNYPLMNFGLTLSAQWKGFDVNMTFQGAAMSYVSYGEQLSAPLQFNGNALGMFLDRWRPVDTKQDPYDPSCQWISGYYSYGGTTPDVNSEFSIQKGTYLRLKTAEIGYTLPKNCLSFIGIKNLRIYMNGYNLFTITGVKGVDPERPAELYGYMYPLNRTYNFGASVTF